The nucleotide sequence aaatttgaaaacatgcttacaaacaaaagtaattgtgcgctggtcataatttaaaaaaaaaaactcaagtgTTTGTAAAATCTGAGAAATCGTATTACTTTACGAAAAACCGATTTATAACTCTGTGTATatcaagaaatcaaaaaaagTCTCGTAAAACTCAAGACAATAAAATGGCGAAACCGGTTAATCCATTAGGAAATCAAATACGTGAAAGCAAAagccttttttaaaattttaattaacccaaaatattttatttaagaaaattttcgtGAAACTTTTCCGGGGTTTAGTAGACTTTTAAAAACTTCAAAAGTCTAATAAACTCGGATGTACCAAAAATCATTATCACTTCGGGGTATGGTTACTCCTTGTGAAaagatattatattatttttttacaatatccCTTTCACTTGCTTCACgataaatttttataacaaaaagGAGCACAAGTAACGCGTGTAAAATATCATTAActtaaaaaacaacaaataatcttttttttttatttcaaggttgtcaaaataagaaattgccTTGCAAGATTCATTGCAAGGAGTTCAATGTCTATTCATTGATTAATACCAATAAAGGAATTGGAATTGTAAGCTCATGCTACAAATGTTCAATATCAGTTCTTGGCTCTAACAAGCctcggatgattttttttaaatcgttaATTTTATCTGGAACGTTTTCTATCAAGCTGAGAGAGAAACAGTTTTAGAAATGCGGAGCCGCATTCTAGAATCGCAAAAGCATGGATTTAAATATAAGAATCATCAATAATTATTGTCAATTTCTCTTTTTAGAAACAGAAACAGCGATAAAACCCCATGTTTcaaatgtttctagaaacagGACTTAGATGTATCTTTCTTCTTATATGAGCTACCCCTTGAGTTTTaccattttaaacaaaatatcacAGCAAAATTTGATATCGTTTTCATTACCAAAAACACTTTTATAGGCAATAAAACTAATCcaatttctcatatttttactaaattaaatctttttgaagaaattattgtaatatttttagagGTTTCATCATATCAAAATCTGAACAATTTATTTGTcagatgtgaaattttctagagtTTCTGATTGTAACTAAATTTCGTCTAATTCTAATTGCGatattttcacagaaaattgcTTAGTTACTCAAGCTGAAGGATGAAAAGCCTTTTCTATTTTTCTGGATAAACCGTGGAATAGTTTCAGAGCaaacttttcctttttttgctTCATGACACAGTATTACTCATTCCATGCATCTCATGTCTCTGATACCCTTCGAGACTAAGTGCTTCAAGCAAAAATCTTTCCCAAATATCTTATAGTTACGCCAGTGCAAGGAGTTTCCGGGAAACTTACTGGAATAAATAGGGTCCTGTCTCAATGGTGCATCGTGCCGGAGAGTGAGGACCTAACTTTCTAAACAGCATCTTTGCCTGATTCTGATACTCAAGTACACTCCGACCAGactgaaaaatatcaaattgaaaGAGATTAGATGGATAATCCAATTggatttcgaaaataaaaacaattttttacctGCTCATCTTCCTGCATTGTCCCCACTAGCGGTAATCCATCGATTACCCGAGCAATCATTGTCATCTGCGCCATGGTGATTAGTTAAACACTTGCCCCACAATTTCACGATACTATCACGGTTGTTTTCTGTGTAAAATTTacccaaaaaaatattaagaaaaatttctcaattaaaatcccgaacacGTCAcgtcatttttcaaatttttacacgTCACTTGACACCTGACTTTCAGTTTTTATCCACCAGAGTGCAGATGGCAACGACACCTATGTGCAAATTGGAGAAATACAGTGTAAAAATGAAAGTTCCAAGTTGGCAGTGTTCGTGAAAAggcaaaattttcaacattttcgtgGTGTTTTGTGAATATTTGTTACTGTTTCCACATAGTAGAATGTTTATTTAAGTGATATTGTTGTGAGTAAGTTTTCCACAGTTGCTATTTCACGTAGTTTTTTCCATTTGCAAAAATCCCCTCCGCAGAGAAGAGAAAATGTGTCAGTGTGACAGATGGTTGTTCGACTTTTTTTTGGGGgagaggaaaattttctgaattattttgTTACTTTATAATGGGTTATTTTGGGGATGAATGGGGCTTTAAATTGATCTATGGATTGTTGGTAGAGGAAGAAtgagatatttgggtgaaattGGCTTAACTCATAGTTGCAATTTTGCGGTGTTTTTAGAGAGAGAGAACACAATGTCTTGGCAACCGGGGCTTCCGCCCCCTCAAACTTCGCAGTCTGTGCCACTTGCACCTTTTAATCAGCAGCAGGtaatggaaaaaattaaataatattgaaaaatacctTCCGAAATAACTGACTTTCTGGCGGTCGATAGTCGATAGCTAATTAAATTGCGTATAAAAGAGGATTATGctaatttggatcaattttatGTGCTGCTTCTTTATCGCTTTTTGAATTTCTCTCCTTTCACTTTCTCGCACACActgccatacattttttttagacaaattgatTTATGATTGGGGGTCTTGGGGGGGCTTTTTTTGTTGTGGTCTGGCAGCAGAATCAGTCACAGCAGTGGCAACAGGTGAATCAGCAGCCGGTGAATCCACCTTCTGGGCACCTGTGGCAGGGTAATAGTGGCAATCCCGGCTGGCAGGCAGATCTGCAACGTCAGCAAGTGTCCGGTGGGCTCGTGGCCAAAGCACCACATCAGCAAAACACAACGTCAAACAGTGGTGGTGCACCTTATCAGCCACAGAGCATGACTTCTAAACACTTTCAAACGGTGGATGCTTTTGACAATCCCGGAGATGGTTGGGGCGATTGGGATTGGAATGACAATCAGCAGCAGCCGCACGGACAGCAGAATTACCAACCTTTTCAGCATCAGCAGCAATTTCAGCAAACGCAGCAACCTTCTGTTCAGAGTCCCAATAACAATAGATTCATTCAGTCCGTTCCGGAAGTCAATGCTTTCCCGCAGGCACCTCCGCAGGTGCCACAGGTGCCTCAGAATATGTTCAGTCAGCCACCAGTGAGCTTTACACCGTCTCCACAGCAAAATCCACCACAGAATCCTCAGAGTAATTTTCCCAATCCTCCCGCCTTTGTCCATCAAGTCAATCAGAATGTCATTGAGGATAGTTTTTCCACGGACCATGGCAGTTGGAATTGGAGTCTGGATGCCTCAACGGGTCAGAAGACTTCGCCAAAGACATCACAGTCCAATCACTCGAGAAATGCCTCAATGGGCGGCGGCGGGGAATTGGTGGAGAATCAACAGCAATTGCCGGAAAATATTTTAGCCAGTCTACCTGATGAAGCTAGAAATACTCAGGGAAATCTCCCCAATCCACTTTTGTCGCGTGTCATGAAGAGTGATCATCAATTGACACCACAGTGGTCAACTGAGAGTCAGATGTCCCATTCGTCGAGTGATCGTTCGGGAGAGAGTGAAAATCTAGATTCCAGAAGTAGTATGACAACTTCTGAAGAACCCCATAATGATTCCAGTCGAtcattttcacccaaaaaagTGGAATACAATCATCAGATTTTGGACAAACAGCCTGATAAATTGGATGAGACTCTGATGGCACTCAGTGTAGCCACAGCACCGCCAAAAGTTGATTCGCCCAAAAGTCCTCCACTCGAGAGGCAGACACAGTCTCCAGGAATACTTCCCACGCCGCCTCAGACCAATTTGGCCAGAGCCTCACCAGGTCCACCGCCTCCAGTGGCGTCAGCGCAGAGATCAAATGATAGGAATCCCTTCAAGAGATCCGGAATGGCTGTTCACAAAACACTCCAGTTTCAGGCAGCGTCCAAACCGACAGTTTCTCCAGATAATTTCTATCAGCCACCTCTTCCTGTGTCCCAGGAGACGATAAACCAGGAAACTCTGGTACCGGACAATGCCGAAGTTGTTCCACAGGTCACCAATCAATTTCCCCCAATTCGATCAGGACCAGAAGTTGAAAATCACGAAATTGCTCCAAATAACGATCGCAATCAATTCCTAGAGACCGGGCATTTGGCAGAGGAGAATCTTAGTGTTCCAGCTCCGGCCACAAATTCCCCTCCTTCTGAGGCAGTTGACAGTCTGCCCCCTCCGGGACTCTCCCGATATGTCCTTGGAGAACCCGAAGTGAGACCAAGTGGAGGAATGGATGTGCCTGAACCACCACCAGGACTCGATAGAATGGTTCCCGGAACAGATTTAGCCAATGCATCGAACTTGAGTATGGAACGTCAGGCTGATGGTCAAGTGTCCAATTTACTGTCAACGACCACCAATCGACGGATGGTGCAACAAGTGCCTGATAACACTTCGAGCCTCCAAGAGAGGAATCTCTATCTTGCCTCCAGTGAGACGGAGATTCAGCCCCAGAGTCAGCGAGTTGTTACAGGGGATGAGAGTGGTCGACATACTTTCACACCAATTGTCCAATCGCGTGACCATGAAATGGTGATCAATGATCAGAGGCGGGATCTCGAGGTGGATGGGGAAAATTTGCAGGATCAACAGCCACAGAGAATTGATCGACTGCGTGATGAGCCAATAGAGGGAGCCAATACAGGGGATGATGATCAAACGGGCAATGTTGTTGGCAATAATGCAACAGAAGCCGAATCCGTTGCAACAAATGATACAGGACGCAAGGATGCCTCAAATGTTTCCACATGCGATGACAGTGATAAAGATCGCAATTACTACAAGTCAGGAAGTCGCAGGGATGACAGGAGAAAACCCAAGGAACGGTATGATTCGGAGGATTCGGAGTATGGAAGTGATCATGGACGTCGACGGTATAGGGAGGGTAGTAATCGAGATGATCGCTATGAGAGAGATCGTGATAAGTATGGAAGATACGAGGGGAGATACTCTTCCAGAGAAGAATACAATCGCCGACGCGATGATCGGGATGATATTGATTCACGAAGAGATGAAAAAGGTAGAAGATACAGACGGGAATATGATCGAGATCGCAGAGATGATCGACGCAAAGGTAAAGCTATACGAGCCCTGTGTGAAAATTTCCATCCCTAAAATGCCTATTTTCTTCCAGATGACAGATATAGAGATCGCGATGAAAAGGATCGCGATCGTCGGAGGGGCAGAAGATATGACTACGATGATGATTATTCGAGAAGAGACAGAGATATGGAACGAGAACGAGGAGTTAGAGATGATCGTCGTAAAGgtgagttcaatttttttttcagaaagttttttttataattaaacattttatttcctCATTAAGATGATCGCTATAGAGATCGTGAGGAGAAAGATCGCGATCGTCGACGAGGTGATCGAAGATACGACTATGAAGATCCATATCATAGGAGTGGGAGCAGGAATACTGATCGTGATCGTATGCGTGAAAAAGATCCAAGATATAATCAAGGATACTATCAACAAGGTAagatttgtaatttttaattgttaaaaaaatgattaggggaaagtgctctcccgtcgaacgttcatgccttcgaataatgtgaatttcttttgtttttcgtaagagatttacactaaattatcatggaattgtcaacaattgatgataagccaactaatatttaatagaaatgctaggaatgtgtaagtctcttaggaaacctaaaagaaaattcacattattcgaaggtatgaacgttcgaagggagagtactttcccctattgccaTTTATGAATTTAATTCACCTCatatatgggaaagtggcctgcctttgaatgcggcagcctttgaatatttcaatttttctcttactttccaaagcaaaaaccctTTTCTTTAAACTATAGTCAATACAGCTAACTATcttttacactgagagaaatccgaaaaattcaaaataacatttcggaaatggtaattttaccctgcagtattgatccgaaaacggtgtaaattttaccatttttaggtgtattaggggttaaagttacccttctttcatgttgattttacccttaaaatgtgtaaaattaacattaaaaaatgttaatatgtttttacacccaaaaagtattaaagttatgacgagaaaaagttaatcgtagcctcttttttttcagtgtattaacttcgattaacaaaatagaatttttgctttgggaaataagagaaaaaaataaatgttcaaaggctgccgcattcaaaggcagaccacttttccCTATACGTTCTTGTCCTATTTGGAGTCGAACTGGGTGAGACTTCTTCATATAAACaccttatttattaaaaaaagggTTACAGTGACAAAGCGTTCCATATATTGCGAACGgttcgaactcgtgatttagatcTACACTTCAAAGTACCTTATTGTTTCCttattcacaaccgatttgaaccgattcataaattaaccaaagtattttccaaaatagcttaagagcaataaaatttattctatgacctttccaatgaggCCAAGCaatgagtaatttaattgaatttcggataaaaattggttactggttataaatcggtttagaaCCGATTTAAAGTGCTTCAGAGCtattgaaaattccaagacctttccaactttgactgttgcttggaaccttgtaaagagtataccgtctttatttactctaaaatcattcttaatatattttaaaatgaataaaaatatagacatagctttggtgccctattttggccaccttcttctcatagttccttgcccttcgggaattcttccaatatctttttcacgtcatctcgtttgtcgaagctacattttttgttattcttttgcattgtataatctctagagtacgtaaaatctaaaagttcatggaaattcgaggaacaaaaaaggtggccgaaattgcaagctggccggaatttggcacacttaccctatggcacttttaaaatgcgatttttgattCTGTATAGTTCGAGTTAGAGGggcttcagattttttttagtcaaaagCATTTTGGcacagctataacatactaaaatttgagatcgaccAAAGCAATACGGGTTGAATtaatgagaaaagaaaatttggtgATGTTTAATAGCGGAAGGGAACGGGGATGAGGGTTAGGTATGATATCAACAACTTTTAGGCACTTATCGacattcaagatggcgatttttttaaagtcatatgtgttcgcctggaccacctccaaaatatatccaaaagtaaaataaatcgtaggagccgcttttgagaaaaaccgaaaaacatggtttcCCCTCAAGAAGGGTAAAAATTTTACGGACagataaaagaatatttaaaaaatattggtcatttacggatacttaaccgattcattaccgattgccATCGATGTtatcgggttggaaatttcaagacctttccaaaaagttcaaatttatccaaatcggttgagaaatagaccatctgaaatagtaaaaacttttttcttcaaaaatttaagaCGGCGATTTTTTAAcatcatagatatgtttggacgaaatgttcgcttggACAACCTCTacaatatatccaaaaataaaagaaatcctccaaaacaaaaaaaaaatggtttttggaGGGCGTCagtgaagaccggaagttgatatatcTTACCGTTGTTTAAGGtctaggacggtgacaagttgaaaaaaagttgataaTATAACTGAACTTTTTTGagtacaatacaaaaaaatgctcgtcgaGGGCACGTTAACAGTCCTTGAGTCAACTTATGAGGGGGTCCTTCAAAgatcccaagtccctatctcttgCCGCTTAGTCTCTACATGGTAAAacatttcggcacatatttgttccaaaaattagctcgtctacggacaccataatttttggcataatcttgttcattttacgagactcaaaaagatacccaatattagtaacgaatttatctgatttaatttatttattaaatctgtggcaattttcgtgctacatggtttcacttttttaattcgagattcctttcccctcttgctgccagcactcgcatatgatttcgtcatgcacgcgtctgtataaaacactcttaagttgatttttatttgatgtttctTATTAACTTTCGCCACTGAAATCCATCTtaactgaagtataggccttaactgtaagacgaaatcacttacacggatttgttcccgacaatgggaacaaaaaaaatcccgatatgagtaacaatttccttccaaaaattacctcatcCACTGACATCGAAAATTtgtggaacaaatatgttacacatgtaggaataatattgttataaaaaatatgtaccaatttattcctgacagtgggaacaaaacagccgagtgcaacaaattctgttccaaatttcaggaacaaatttgtataaaacgaattcaactaaaatttgtagacattccgtcgtatcaaaacggttccaaaagaaaactaacaaaattgtaactgcatttcataacaaaactataaagaaaactttttggaacaaaaaatatcttttctaggtgcaaatcgatttcaaaaaaatttgttccaaggaaacctttttccaatattttggtcagtgtccaaaagtttttaccgtgtaggtgTGGTAACGCCTGGACGGACAGACGCACGTGATGTCAAAAAACTCAACACTTCAGATTTCCCAAATTCGACCCCTTGGTTGGTAAAGAgttgaaatatatataactcaaaatcgagggtttatatactgctctctctctggTCGAACAATGAACATACAAACTTCTTtcagttgaattttcaattgcATTTCCAGGCTATGGATATGACTATTCGTACTACTCTCAACAACAGATGCAATACTACGAAGCTCTCCGTCGAACTAATCCCCAAGCCTATGCCGAATGGTATAGGAAATACTATGCTCAGATGCAGCCCCAGATTGCTGTGAGTGATATTCCAACGGATGGGAGAGAATCTGTACATTCCGGACGCAGTTCAGCCAACGATAAGGAGCGGTAAGTTCTCAATTTCCTTTGCTATTTCTTGTTGGATATTTAAGAATTTCTACTGGTTTTTATGTTTCTGTGtcgtgtatttttttaaatttttttttgaaaaatttcttgtGAATGTTTCAATTAACCAAAACAcccataaaaaattacaaaattatacacagatcaaaaaatgtattttgtacatgtgaaaaaaagaaaaattggatCTTTGCACATATTTACACGGACAAAATCTTTATACTAACATCATCATCTCAATCATGATCATcacctttcttttttttccttgttaaatgaaattgtgaaatttgtgatggcatttagaaaaaaaagaaatgaagaaaatcaatcaaaattgaatattgaatCACAAGGTACAGTCGATCGATGCAGCAATTCTATCAGCCGCATGATTATCAGCGATCATTCAGTCAATCGAATAATTCAACAATTATGGATGGGAGCTATGTGGGTGGAAATTCTGGCAGTTTTCATCAGCAGCAGCCTTCGTCTCTTCCCTATCAGCAGCCACAATCATTCTATGTACCGAATTCCGGTCGACAGTTTTATTCTCAAAGTGACTATTCCGAATCCAGGTGCTTGAGAATTCCATTTATTAtctttataaacaaaaaaagtatatttatatATTCTTTCCTCTTGTAAtagtaaaaagaaatttaatattcaGTGGTAGAATTAATTGGTTAGACATAAAAAAGGGTATATTTatggtaattttaaaaaaaatatctctctGGTTCATTAAATTCATTGTGCTTTACTGCTttcatttctaaatattttttttttgatacaaTTTATTGGATAATGCTTTCTCTGcttgataatattttttaattaatttttttttggaggctTTGATTGTTTCAATGAATATCAAACTAACGTGCTTTAAATGGATAAAAAAGGCACTTTACaaataaacaacaaaaaaaactgttacAGATTCGAAAATACTTACAATTTGGAGAAGACATCAGAGAGCGCCGAAGTGGCCAGATTGACCCCAAAGAAGTTTACAAATGAGCACACAAGTGCATCATTGTCAGCTGCTGGATTACTGGTGTGCATTAAGCCACGGTATACAGCAACGGGTGTCAGTAATTtggtgaaaattctcaatttggGTGCTAATGATGCAACAAGGAAGCTGTTTCATGCCTATCCGGGTCCACTTGTGCGTGGCACAACACACAAGAAGACTGTTATTGAGTTCTGTGAGGATCAAATACGTCTTGGACCACCGTCGGATGCTGTATTACGCTCCCGCGGTAACTCCATGAGTAGTTTGTGCTCACAGCAATCTGCAAACAGAGCTTCTTTCACGCTGCTTTGGAATCTACTAATTCTTCTGCTCAGACAAAATGgggtaagttttttttcttatttatttattttttttgtaaaaataacaGAGGAAAATATCAGATATTTTGCTCAAAAGAGTCTGAAATGGAaggtttttgtaaaattaaacaaCTTTCTAAGATATTTCAAGCTCTACAGATTAATGCCAAGGTCAAATTTCATTGCAAATgccaaaaacacaatttttataGCACTTTTACTAGCAAAGCAACAGTCATAAAATGCACAAagacaattttttcaaattttaattatctGTTGCATTTGAATGTGCCCAGTTTTCATACTTCGCTCATTTGAAGTTAGCAATATAGTACAAGTTTGTAAAGGAGTCTTCTGAAAAGGTCCAAAAAACCAGTGATaggcccagataagcttatagtagctgagaatctttacaggtgacctcgaaattcGTGCAACTCGGGATGCCTGCAAtttggaatgcgtgaaaattt is from Phlebotomus papatasi isolate M1 chromosome 1, Ppap_2.1, whole genome shotgun sequence and encodes:
- the LOC129809569 gene encoding protein transport protein Sec16A isoform X3; the protein is MSWQPGLPPPQTSQSVPLAPFNQQQNQSQQWQQVNQQPVNPPSGHLWQGNSGNPGWQADLQRQQVSGGLVAKAPHQQNTTSNSGGAPYQPQSMTSKHFQTVDAFDNPGDGWGDWDWNDNQQQPHGQQNYQPFQHQQQFQQTQQPSVQSPNNNRFIQSVPEVNAFPQAPPQVPQVPQNMFSQPPVSFTPSPQQNPPQNPQSNFPNPPAFVHQVNQNVIEDSFSTDHGSWNWSLDASTGQKTSPKTSQSNHSRNASMGGGGELVENQQQLPENILASLPDEARNTQGNLPNPLLSRVMKSDHQLTPQWSTESQMSHSSSDRSGESENLDSRSSMTTSEEPHNDSSRSFSPKKVEYNHQILDKQPDKLDETLMALSVATAPPKVDSPKSPPLERQTQSPGILPTPPQTNLARASPGPPPPVASAQRSNDRNPFKRSGMAVHKTLQFQAASKPTVSPDNFYQPPLPVSQETINQETLVPDNAEVVPQVTNQFPPIRSGPEVENHEIAPNNDRNQFLETGHLAEENLSVPAPATNSPPSEAVDSLPPPGLSRYVLGEPEVRPSGGMDVPEPPPGLDRMVPGTDLANASNLSMERQADGQVSNLLSTTTNRRMVQQVPDNTSSLQERNLYLASSETEIQPQSQRVVTGDESGRHTFTPIVQSRDHEMVINDQRRDLEVDGENLQDQQPQRIDRLRDEPIEGANTGDDDQTGNVVGNNATEAESVATNDTGRKDASNVSTCDDSDKDRNYYKSGSRRDDRRKPKERYDSEDSEYGSDHGRRRYREGSNRDDRYERDRDKYGRYEGRYSSREEYNRRRDDRDDIDSRRDEKGRRYRREYDRDRRDDRRKDDRYRDRDEKDRDRRRGRRYDYDDDYSRRDRDMERERGVRDDRRKDDRYRDREEKDRDRRRGDRRYDYEDPYHRSGSRNTDRDRMREKDPRYNQGYYQQGYGYDYSYYSQQQMQYYEALRRTNPQAYAEWYRKYYAQMQPQIAVSDIPTDGRESVHSGRSSANDKERYSRSMQQFYQPHDYQRSFSQSNNSTIMDGSYVGGNSGSFHQQQPSSLPYQQPQSFYVPNSGRQFYSQSDYSESRFENTYNLEKTSESAEVARLTPKKFTNEHTSASLSAAGLLVCIKPRYTATGVSNLVKILNLGANDATRKLFHAYPGPLVRGTTHKKTVIEFCEDQIRLGPPSDAVLRSRGNSMSSLCSQQSANRASFTLLWNLLILLLRQNGMVVGTDISELLMKNKSEFPYEFDQSQPTAKISSDRNSVQSDSKKSRDNSDGDVDESADEDERQASEEKQTLSPEEVTNKFRNYLLYGNVNEALDWATENNLWGHALFLASKVDRRSHANVMMKFANKLPLSDPLQTLYQLMSLRTPSSVTSAVDEKWGDWRPHLAMIISNTSQKPELNIKAITTLGDSLYNRGDVFGAHFCYLMAQVNFGKYRNVNQDSSIMANSSTSPRLILLGSSPHRTFRQFATNEAIMMTEIYEYACTLNDEKFSVTEFQPYKYILASRMIDYGMQLKALLYMEQISRHIQKDPSKYEEEFIERVFVMADRLKYYDPMHEKSLDDTSPDAQEGGVDGQNWLSDLQSVLRQFNSGVLSYHSSSVQNLTHDPQVSKINTGYAPAQTVDYSKSEIDEQFREINQQFNQLNLQYQAEQQQQQNQPISLDYSAPAMNPPVPDYQSQQLGDPYQNQYPSMPYGGGGGGIDQGNPVASMDSPNYYDPSQFGSVAQHNVDNTSNYDYYGQSQSNTEPLPPSSQTPSSVEGKSGEEVPEIAELQESPKRLQRQPVEDMPKPQITMPNSFSNKPGFYEDGPQDHDIKGKQNDGAGSKGQVNENNAKKVSGKESKNVGPQNNQSSGWFGGIWGKFSLKPKNQMILPDDKNPTIVWDPEKKKWVNTDGEADEGESFKPPPKMSDLAPQSNHEYSIPHQDAHPPQISQPIAQTTPVPAATPATDGTPVPKGNNLQSNMFKMQRNRTLKNSYVDVFNPSGAPMKPVQPVLAPTLPSVPQTGFFVPPTGSGATVSTEQTDNTPQFYNPNQFGNFQQ
- the LOC129809569 gene encoding protein transport protein Sec16A isoform X7 → MSWQPGLPPPQTSQSVPLAPFNQQQNQSQQWQQVNQQPVNPPSGHLWQGNSGNPGWQADLQRQQVSGGLVAKAPHQQNTTSNSGGAPYQPQSMTSKHFQTVDAFDNPGDGWGDWDWNDNQQQPHGQQNYQPFQHQQQFQQTQQPSVQSPNNNRFIQSVPEVNAFPQAPPQVPQVPQNMFSQPPVSFTPSPQQNPPQNPQSNFPNPPAFVHQVNQNVIEDSFSTDHGSWNWSLDASTGQKTSPKTSQSNHSRNASMGGGGELVENQQQLPENILASLPDEARNTQGNLPNPLLSRVMKSDHQLTPQWSTESQMSHSSSDRSGESENLDSRSSMTTSEEPHNDSSRSFSPKKVEYNHQILDKQPDKLDETLMALSVATAPPKVDSPKSPPLERQTQSPGILPTPPQTNLARASPGPPPPVASAQRSNDRNPFKRSGMAVHKTLQFQAASKPTVSPDNFYQPPLPVSQETINQETLVPDNAEVVPQVTNQFPPIRSGPEVENHEIAPNNDRNQFLETGHLAEENLSVPAPATNSPPSEAVDSLPPPGLSRYVLGEPEVRPSGGMDVPEPPPGLDRMVPGTDLANASNLSMERQADGQVSNLLSTTTNRRMVQQVPDNTSSLQERNLYLASSETEIQPQSQRVVTGDESGRHTFTPIVQSRDHEMVINDQRRDLEVDGENLQDQQPQRIDRLRDEPIEGANTGDDDQTGNVVGNNATEAESVATNDTGRKDASNVSTCDDSDKDRNYYKSGSRRDDRRKPKERYDSEDSEYGSDHGRRRYREGSNRDDRYERDRDKYGRYEGRYSSREEYNRRRDDRDDIDSRRDEKGRRYRREYDRDRRDDRRKDDRYRDRDEKDRDRRRGRRYDYDDDYSRRDRDMERERGVRDDRRKDDRYRDREEKDRDRRRGDRRYDYEDPYHRSGSRNTDRDRMREKDPRYNQGYYQQGYGYDYSYYSQQQMQYYEALRRTNPQAYAEWYRKYYAQMQPQIAVSDIPTDGRESVHSGRSSANDKERFENTYNLEKTSESAEVARLTPKKFTNEHTSASLSAAGLLVCIKPRYTATGVSNLVKILNLGANDATRKLFHAYPGPLVRGTTHKKTVIEFCEDQIRLGPPSDAVLRSRGNSMSSLCSQQSANRASFTLLWNLLILLLRQNGMVVGTDISELLMKNKSEFPYEFDQSQPTAKISSDRNSVQSDSKKSRDNSDGDVDESADEDERQASEEKQTLSPEEVTNKFRNYLLYGNVNEALDWATENNLWGHALFLASKVDRRSHANVMMKFANKLPLSDPLQTLYQLMSLRTPSSVTSAVDEKWGDWRPHLAMIISNTSQKPELNIKAITTLGDSLYNRGDVFGAHFCYLMAQVNFGKYRNVNQDSSIMANSSTSPRLILLGSSPHRTFRQFATNEAIMMTEIYEYACTLNDEKFSVTEFQPYKYILASRMIDYGMQLKALLYMEQISRHIQKDPSKYEEEFIERVFVMADRLKYYDPMHEKSLDDTSPDAQEGGVDGQNWLSDLQSVLRQFNSGVLSYHSSSVQNLTHDPQVSKINTGYAPAQTVDYSKSEIDEQFREINQQFNQLNLQYQAEQQQQQNQPISLDYSAPAMNPPVPDYQSQQLGDPYQNQYPSMPYGGGGGGIDQGNPVASMDSPNYYDPSQFGSVAQHNVDNTSNYDYYGQSQSNTEPLPPSSQTPSSVEGKSGEEVPEIAELQESPKRLQRQPVEDMPKPQITMPNSFSNKPGFYEDGPQDHDIKGKQNDGAGSKGQVNENNAKKVSGKESKNVGPQNNQSSGWFGGIWGKFSLKPKNQMILPDDKNPTIVWDPEKKKWVNTDGEADEGESFKPPPKMSDLAPQSNHEYSIPHQDAHPPQISQPIAQTTPVPAATPATDGTPVPKGNNLQSNMFKMQRNRNNFAALKNSYVDVFNPSGAPMKPVQPVLAPTLPSVPQTGFFVPPTGSGATVSTEQTDNTPQFYNPNQFGNFQQ